In Akkermansia muciniphila ATCC BAA-835, the genomic stretch CATTTTTATTTTTTTCTAATAAAAAAGCCTCTTTCACCACGAAAGAGGCCTAAACGTTTCAGAAGTCCTAAGTTTCTCTCTACTTTTTGCCTCCTCCACTCTTTTTCTTCATGACTGCGTATTGATGAACCAGAGGCAGTTCCCGGAGGGCGTTTGCAGCATCCTTCCTTGCCTGGTCATAATCTTTTTTCTCCATTGCCATATTCATCATCACTTCATAGCAGGCGGCATTGTATCCGCCATCATCCTTCGTATTAGAATCCCTCATAATCTGGAGAGCGCGCCGAGCCGCCTTATAGCTGTATTTACGCATTTCCTCCGAGCCGTTAAGGATTTTCAGGATATAGGAAGCAAGCGAATCTTCCCGGGGGAAACGCTCCAAGACGTGGTCAAAGATATCAACCATTTTCCGATAATTTTTCTCCTTCCAAGCCTTTTCCGCCCGCACTTCCGCCACAGTAGACGCAAACCATCCGTTATCGGAAAACTGCCCTGCATTTTCCTCAATCAACTTCTGGTATTCATCAAATTTCTTTTCCCGCCTCAATTCAAAGGATTTTTTTATGACAGCATACATGGCCTGCTGGCGGGCCTTCCGTTTCGCATCTTCTTCCGCAAACCTGTTTTTGTCAAAAGAGTCCAATCTGGCAGTTTCCGCCACCCATTCGGGCATCTTCTTAATTTCTCCAGCCCACAGCAATGTTCCGTCACGAACGACGACCGCGGCGGGAAATGAGTCAAGTTTGAGCAAATCACAAAATTCAATGACCGAACGATCCGATGGAATACCGACAGGATAAGGAGTCCATCCTTCCGGCCCGGATAAATAGTCCCGCATCTGTTTTTCCGCCGACGGATTGAGCCCCAATACCACGGCTTTTACTCCCGGATGGTCTAAGAGCCCGTGTTTTTTAAGAACGGCATCAAGAGCTCTTCCAGGAGCTGTTTCTCCAAGTATATTATTGTGGCCTCTCCAGAAGCTGATGAATACGGTTTTGCCGACAGGAAGTCCTGTTAGACCGGGATGATTGAACCATTTTAATTTGCTGAACAGGGGAGTGTACTGTTTGTCTTCCTGCACTACTCCCATTTCCTGCATCTTCCTCGGAGGTTCCGGTTTTATTTCAGCAACCGCCTGATTTACAAGATTCTGAAAGGATTCCTTATTGCCTGAAAGCTGCTGCAACTTCGTCCAGGCTTTGCTGATGGACGTTAAGGAAAGCGCCTTTTCCATATCCTGCAACGCTTCTTCCATATTTCCCTGCCGTTCCCTAAGTTCCGCCATCAGTTTCCATGGCAAGGAAGCTTCCTTGTTATTCCTTCTGGAGATTTCAATACAACGGTTCAGACATCTTTCCACCAGGGCGGCATCCATTTTTCCGGCAGGCACGGATTTTCCATTTAGAAGCGTTCCCGCCACATCAATCTGTACACGGTAATTGTCCGGATACTCTTTGCACAGGTCATCCAGTACGGCCTGTGCTTCCTGGAATTTTTCCAATTCCGCCAAGACTCTGAATGGAACCATTTTCAGTTGAATGATCTGATCCTGCTGAAACTGTCCCGAATCCTGAATTTGCCTTAAAAAGGCCTGCGCTTCCCCCTTTCCTCCCTTCCGGGCAAGCTCTCCCGTTCTCTCAGAAACCTGGCGGTAGAGCTTCCATGCACGGGCGTTTGCGCCGGGATTATCCCCCGGAAGAGATGCTGCAGAAAAATCAGGCTTCAACATGGCCCGCATCATTTCTTCAGAAAGTTTTCCAGGATGCCCTCTCCAAATAAGCTTGCCGTTTTTAACGGCAAAAGCATGGGGGATGCCGTTAACCCCCATTGGAGACAGCCATTTATCCCTGGTTTTTTTCCCATCCACATCCACGGCCATGGCATAAGTAAGGGGCGATGGACGGTTTTTTAAAAATTCTTTCAGAGATTCCGGAGATTTCCTGTCCATGACGTTAACTCCGATAACCTGCATATGAGGATTATTCTTAAATGCCTGATGCAATTGTTCCATATGGGGCATAGCAGCCAGGCACGGGCCACACCAGGTAGCCCAAAATTCAAAAATGTACACTTTGTCCTTTTCCCATTCCTTTACCGGAGTTCCCTGTATCCATACATCCGGCAAACCATCCAGAGCAAGTGATGGAAGGGCATCCTCCGAAGCAACCGTTTTGTTTTCCTTTTTCTCAGAAGAAGCTGCGTGCAATGGCATTCCGGCAGACACCGCAAAGATCATGGAACACCCTAAAACCAACAGAGAGGAATTTAACATGGTAACACGGTACTATCGTAACCTTCTGCGTCAAGCCAATAGAAAAAGAAAAGGAAAGATAGAAGAGCCGTTATCGTGTTCTTTCCACCAGAATAAAATGCAAAATAATCCCAAAAAGAAAAGATATTAATCATGGAGTTTTTCATATGGAATAAGAAAACAAACACGCTCAGCATCCACACTTTTTTGAGTTTCATTGGATTTAGGAAAAATGATTTACCTTTTTGGATACACAAAGACAATATTATTTTCTAAAATAGAAAATATGCCAGAAATGGCTTGCCAGATTTTTCTGAATGCGAAAAATGCGCTCATGGATGAAATGAAGTCCAGTATCAGAAAGTTTCTCGCTCTTACGAAAATGACCCGGGACGAATTTGCCGACCTTTGCGGCGTCAGCAAAAGTCAGGTCGATAAATGGCTTTCCACTGTTCCAATTCCCCGTGCCAGACAACGCCTTATCATCAGAATCATGAAGGAAGAGTACGCCAAACAGGCACGCCTGGCTCAAACAAAAAATCCGAACAGCATCCACGTTCCCGTTACTCCTCAAAAGTATGAAAAGTTCAGGAATGAAGCTGAACGCCATGGCCTGACCGTTCCGGAATGGGCGAGTGAAGCACTGGATGCTCTTTCCAGCATCAAAAGCAGAAGCTGAAAAGAGGATCCGATATTCCGGATCGATTCCAGAGAAAGAGAAAATAGTGTTGTTATCGCCTC encodes the following:
- a CDS encoding redoxin domain-containing protein, which produces MLNSSLLVLGCSMIFAVSAGMPLHAASSEKKENKTVASEDALPSLALDGLPDVWIQGTPVKEWEKDKVYIFEFWATWCGPCLAAMPHMEQLHQAFKNNPHMQVIGVNVMDRKSPESLKEFLKNRPSPLTYAMAVDVDGKKTRDKWLSPMGVNGIPHAFAVKNGKLIWRGHPGKLSEEMMRAMLKPDFSAASLPGDNPGANARAWKLYRQVSERTGELARKGGKGEAQAFLRQIQDSGQFQQDQIIQLKMVPFRVLAELEKFQEAQAVLDDLCKEYPDNYRVQIDVAGTLLNGKSVPAGKMDAALVERCLNRCIEISRRNNKEASLPWKLMAELRERQGNMEEALQDMEKALSLTSISKAWTKLQQLSGNKESFQNLVNQAVAEIKPEPPRKMQEMGVVQEDKQYTPLFSKLKWFNHPGLTGLPVGKTVFISFWRGHNNILGETAPGRALDAVLKKHGLLDHPGVKAVVLGLNPSAEKQMRDYLSGPEGWTPYPVGIPSDRSVIEFCDLLKLDSFPAAVVVRDGTLLWAGEIKKMPEWVAETARLDSFDKNRFAEEDAKRKARQQAMYAVIKKSFELRREKKFDEYQKLIEENAGQFSDNGWFASTVAEVRAEKAWKEKNYRKMVDIFDHVLERFPREDSLASYILKILNGSEEMRKYSYKAARRALQIMRDSNTKDDGGYNAACYEVMMNMAMEKKDYDQARKDAANALRELPLVHQYAVMKKKSGGGKK